One genomic region from Candidatus Poribacteria bacterium encodes:
- a CDS encoding N-6 DNA methylase has protein sequence MPKLNLKPTHKPIRDYYDTLQQYDHHNATHEGAVSNPFAFLLDTCAKQLNATLIPQYGMHTPKGNRIVIDGVVLDEYGLPFAYWEAKDIDDDLLKAVQAKRDAGYPLDNTLFQTPQRAILYQNGQVALDVDITEPACLIAALQYLFAYVPPALDNWQTAVSDFRAYVPDLASALKALIDQRHETDPAFKEAFTDFYEICRTSINPELSRDAVEEMLIQHILTERIFRTVFNRSDFTLRNIIAREIENVSYILMRHEVSRDVFLEPLDRFYVAIEQAATLCKDFSQKQHFLNTFYEKFFQGFSEDVADTHGIVYTPQPIVDFMVSSVEHILKTEFDRSLSDTGVHIIDPFVGTGNFIVRLMQDIQGTALEEKYRHELHCNEVMLLPYYIASLNIEQEYFQRTGTYLPFEGITLADTFEMLEPEQGELFTRENTERVERQKAADMFVVIGNPPYNMGQINENDNNKNRKYETMDERVAETYVKDSTATLRNKLYDPYVKAIRWASDRIGDDGVVAFVTNNGFLDGMAFDGMRKHLAQDFTKVYHINFKGNARTSGERRRKEGGNVFDNQIRVGVGISFFIKKIETTSEGTGVWLYSVDDYLKSSEKQKLLTDFGDYTNVPMKKVDIDAKYTWLTAGLHTEFETFIPMGSKEAKNAKDGETIFTLYSLGVATNRDVLAYAFDLNLLQKRVDSFIEIYNTAVDKKKRHNRATPVEDFIDTTDPRIKWTHRVKQSLQKLDPSNYENTHFRKALYRPFCQQYLYFDHFWNERRYQQHRIFPTPETESENRVICVSGIGSKKPFQSLMIDVIPDLHLTGDSQCFPFYTYNEDGTNRQENITDWALAEFRTHYGDDTLTKWDIFHYTYALLHHPVYREKYEMNLKRDLPHIPFTEDFWGFSKAGAALADLHVNYESVPKYDKLRKVETPGMQVNWDVEKMKLSKDKTQLRYNDFLTLDGIPAEVYDYKLGTRSVLEWVVDQYRVKVDKRSGIKNDPNREGEPRYIVDLIGRVITVSLKTMEIVESLPELSLETLK, from the coding sequence ATGCCAAAGTTGAACCTAAAACCCACCCACAAACCGATCCGAGACTACTACGACACGCTCCAACAATACGACCACCACAATGCTACACACGAAGGTGCGGTTAGTAATCCTTTTGCCTTCTTACTGGATACCTGTGCAAAACAACTCAACGCCACGCTTATCCCGCAATATGGGATGCACACGCCAAAGGGAAACCGGATCGTCATCGATGGCGTGGTCCTTGACGAATACGGACTCCCCTTCGCCTATTGGGAAGCGAAAGATATTGACGATGACCTTCTCAAAGCCGTCCAAGCCAAACGCGATGCTGGTTATCCACTCGACAACACCCTCTTCCAAACACCGCAGCGCGCCATTCTATATCAAAATGGACAGGTAGCATTAGACGTAGACATCACCGAACCGGCATGCTTGATTGCGGCACTTCAATATCTGTTCGCTTACGTCCCGCCCGCACTCGACAATTGGCAAACGGCTGTCTCCGATTTTAGAGCGTATGTCCCCGACCTCGCAAGCGCGTTGAAAGCACTCATCGATCAACGCCACGAGACGGATCCCGCGTTCAAGGAGGCGTTCACCGATTTTTATGAAATCTGCCGCACTTCCATTAACCCTGAACTCTCACGCGATGCTGTTGAAGAGATGCTTATCCAACATATCCTCACCGAACGCATTTTCCGTACCGTTTTCAATCGATCAGACTTTACGCTCCGAAATATTATCGCCCGCGAAATTGAAAACGTCAGTTACATACTCATGCGGCATGAAGTGAGTCGCGACGTGTTTCTTGAACCGTTAGATCGGTTTTACGTTGCTATCGAGCAAGCAGCAACGCTCTGTAAAGACTTCTCTCAAAAACAGCATTTTCTCAATACATTCTACGAGAAGTTTTTTCAAGGATTCTCTGAAGATGTCGCGGATACGCACGGCATCGTCTACACACCGCAACCCATTGTCGATTTCATGGTGAGTAGCGTTGAACATATCTTGAAAACCGAGTTTGACCGCTCGTTATCGGATACCGGCGTACATATCATCGATCCATTTGTCGGTACCGGAAATTTTATTGTCCGACTCATGCAGGACATCCAAGGCACGGCGTTGGAAGAGAAATACCGTCATGAACTCCACTGCAACGAGGTAATGCTCCTGCCCTACTATATTGCGAGTTTAAACATTGAGCAGGAATACTTTCAACGGACGGGGACATATCTACCCTTTGAAGGAATTACGCTTGCGGACACATTTGAAATGCTTGAGCCGGAGCAAGGGGAACTCTTCACACGTGAAAACACAGAGCGGGTGGAGCGACAGAAGGCTGCGGATATGTTCGTCGTTATCGGCAATCCACCCTATAACATGGGGCAGATTAACGAAAACGATAATAATAAAAATCGGAAGTATGAAACGATGGACGAACGCGTTGCAGAGACGTATGTAAAAGATTCCACAGCTACACTGCGAAATAAACTCTATGATCCGTATGTGAAAGCAATACGGTGGGCATCCGATAGAATCGGCGATGACGGTGTTGTCGCCTTCGTAACCAACAACGGTTTTCTTGATGGTATGGCATTTGACGGTATGCGGAAGCACCTTGCACAAGATTTTACTAAAGTTTATCACATTAATTTCAAAGGAAATGCACGTACCTCTGGTGAACGCCGCCGAAAAGAAGGTGGCAACGTTTTTGATAACCAGATTCGGGTCGGTGTAGGAATCAGTTTCTTCATTAAAAAAATAGAAACGACGTCAGAGGGAACAGGAGTTTGGCTCTATTCTGTTGATGATTATCTGAAATCAAGTGAAAAGCAGAAACTATTGACCGACTTCGGAGATTACACAAACGTCCCCATGAAGAAGGTGGACATTGATGCAAAGTATACATGGCTAACAGCAGGTCTCCACACCGAATTTGAGACGTTTATTCCGATGGGCAGTAAGGAAGCAAAAAACGCAAAAGATGGAGAGACTATTTTCACCCTCTACTCTCTCGGAGTCGCTACAAACAGAGATGTTTTGGCTTACGCTTTTGATCTTAACTTGCTCCAAAAACGGGTTGACTCATTTATTGAAATATATAACACCGCTGTTGACAAAAAGAAAAGACACAACCGAGCAACTCCAGTTGAAGATTTCATTGATACAACTGACCCGCGCATCAAATGGACACATCGGGTTAAGCAGTCATTGCAAAAACTGGACCCAAGTAACTATGAGAATACTCATTTTCGTAAAGCATTGTATCGTCCGTTCTGTCAACAATATCTCTACTTTGATCACTTCTGGAATGAAAGGCGTTATCAGCAACACCGAATTTTCCCAACGCCAGAGACTGAATCGGAAAATCGGGTAATTTGTGTCAGCGGCATTGGAAGTAAGAAACCTTTCCAGTCGTTGATGATTGATGTCATCCCAGACCTCCATCTTACTGGCGATTCCCAGTGCTTTCCCTTCTATACCTACAATGAGGACGGCACGAACCGACAAGAGAACATCACCGATTGGGCGTTGGCAGAATTCCGAACACATTACGGCGACGACACCCTCACCAAGTGGGACATCTTCCACTATACCTATGCCCTCTTGCACCATCCCGTTTATCGTGAGAAATACGAAATGAACCTTAAGCGCGATTTACCGCATATCCCTTTCACCGAAGATTTCTGGGGTTTTTCCAAAGCCGGTGCAGCGTTAGCAGATCTCCACGTCAACTATGAATCCGTTCCGAAATACGATAAACTCCGAAAGGTTGAAACCCCCGGCATGCAGGTCAATTGGGATGTCGAGAAGATGAAACTCTCTAAAGACAAGACGCAGTTGAGATATAACGATTTTTTGACGTTGGATGGTATTCCTGCGGAGGTTTATGACTATAAGTTAGGTACGCGTTCCGTGTTAGAATGGGTAGTGGATCAGTATCGTGTCAAGGTAGATAAACGAAGCGGTATTAAAAACGACCCAAACCGCGAGGGGGAGCCGCGGTATATTGTGGATTTGATTGGGCGTGTTATCACCGTCAGCCTCAAGACGATGGAGATTGTTGAGAGTTTGCCCGAATTGAGCTTGGAAACACTTAAGTGA
- a CDS encoding DNA methyltransferase has protein sequence MKVKNRTIFENDNLHVLRGLDTDSIDLIYLDPPFNSNRTFEAPVGSKAAGATFKDFWTLEDLDNASHGELADRQPELYHAISATEFSHGKSMKAYLIMMSIRMLEMFRILKLTGTLYLHCDDNASHYLKMVMDSVFGKENFRNEIIWQRAITTKGNLKKGLARDSDIIFRYSKSDTYVWNVEAVTIPYDLANLDEKTKRQYYCVEPETGRRFSLTSVTAQNHDPDSHLTYAVMGVVRTWRWAEDRMRKEIEAGRIIQTRPGNVPRYKRYLDEQKGKRLNNIWVDIPNLTARSKERIGYPTQKPLALLERIIGASSNPGDMVLDPFCGCATTCVAAERLKRQWIGIDLSPKSYELVKSRFEQNGITKPIIHRKDEPKLSKQNHTDKRTLFGSQEGKCNGCQTLFPFRSMTVNYVIAKSKGGTDAPDNLQVLCRTCSSQKKNRTQKQLIQKLQNEGIHQ, from the coding sequence ATGAAGGTCAAGAACCGAACTATCTTTGAAAATGACAATCTTCATGTACTTCGAGGGCTTGACACAGATTCTATTGACTTGATTTACCTGGATCCGCCCTTCAATTCCAACCGCACCTTTGAAGCACCAGTCGGGAGCAAAGCCGCAGGGGCAACGTTCAAAGATTTCTGGACATTGGAGGATTTAGATAACGCATCTCACGGTGAACTCGCGGATAGGCAACCCGAACTCTATCATGCCATCAGTGCTACTGAGTTTAGTCACGGGAAGTCCATGAAAGCCTATCTCATCATGATGAGCATCCGAATGCTGGAGATGTTCCGCATCCTCAAACTGACCGGGACGCTCTATCTCCACTGTGATGATAACGCCAGCCACTACCTCAAAATGGTGATGGATAGCGTTTTTGGAAAAGAAAATTTTAGAAATGAGATTATCTGGCAACGGGCAATAACCACCAAGGGAAACCTCAAAAAGGGGTTGGCACGAGACTCTGACATTATCTTCCGATATTCAAAAAGCGATACGTATGTCTGGAACGTTGAAGCCGTCACGATTCCGTATGACCTGGCGAATTTGGATGAGAAAACCAAACGTCAGTATTATTGTGTTGAACCGGAAACCGGACGACGCTTTTCACTCACTTCTGTAACTGCTCAGAACCACGATCCCGATTCTCATTTGACGTATGCGGTCATGGGAGTCGTCCGAACATGGCGCTGGGCAGAAGATCGCATGCGCAAGGAAATTGAAGCAGGACGTATCATTCAGACGCGTCCGGGAAATGTGCCACGCTATAAGCGGTATCTTGACGAACAAAAAGGCAAAAGACTGAATAACATCTGGGTCGATATTCCAAACTTAACAGCCAGAAGTAAAGAGCGGATTGGATACCCGACACAGAAACCGCTTGCCCTGTTAGAACGAATTATTGGGGCGAGCAGCAATCCAGGCGATATGGTGCTTGACCCCTTCTGTGGATGTGCTACTACGTGTGTAGCTGCCGAGCGGTTAAAACGCCAATGGATAGGGATTGATTTAAGTCCCAAATCTTATGAACTGGTTAAGTCGCGTTTTGAACAGAACGGTATTACCAAGCCGATCATTCACCGAAAGGATGAACCTAAACTTTCCAAACAGAATCACACCGATAAACGCACACTGTTTGGAAGCCAAGAGGGTAAATGTAACGGCTGTCAAACGTTATTTCCGTTTCGTAGTATGACAGTCAATTATGTGATAGCCAAATCCAAAGGGGGCACCGATGCACCTGATAATCTTCAGGTGTTATGCCGTACGTGCAGTTCACAGAAGAAAAATCGGACGCAGAAACAACTAATTCAAAAGTTACAAAACGAAGGAATTCATCAATGA